In a genomic window of Nostoc sp. UHCC 0870:
- the cas5d gene encoding type I-D CRISPR-associated protein Cas5/Csc1, with protein sequence MVLIYRCQLELHDSLYYATREIGRLYETEPIIHNYALCYALGLVDSQIYCTTVAEEHSYRYFCPEQVPKYEEHLTPLNQQGIYVTPALAISHSAILNTWKYANNNYHVEMEKTQKNIPSFGRAKEIAPESQFEFFVISQKELKLPKWLRLGKWMSKAELTVEQLPKPQNAEGLFTCKHPLNPLDVMFSNQVISYDVVNMPPVSLIQNVQMRGQYYQFTEMKDIKIPARMAYHFRS encoded by the coding sequence ATGGTATTGATTTACCGTTGTCAATTAGAATTGCATGACAGCCTTTATTATGCCACGCGTGAAATTGGGCGATTGTATGAAACAGAGCCAATCATTCACAATTATGCTCTCTGTTATGCACTGGGTTTAGTTGATAGCCAAATCTATTGTACTACCGTGGCTGAAGAACATTCCTATCGCTATTTCTGTCCTGAACAAGTACCAAAATATGAAGAGCATTTAACGCCGCTTAATCAACAGGGTATTTATGTTACTCCTGCATTAGCTATTAGTCATTCTGCAATTCTCAACACATGGAAGTATGCTAACAATAACTATCATGTGGAGATGGAGAAAACGCAGAAAAACATCCCTAGTTTTGGGAGAGCCAAAGAAATAGCACCAGAAAGTCAATTTGAGTTTTTTGTAATTTCTCAAAAAGAACTCAAATTACCAAAATGGCTTCGCTTGGGTAAGTGGATGAGTAAAGCTGAGTTGACAGTTGAGCAATTACCTAAACCTCAAAATGCTGAAGGTTTATTCACCTGCAAACATCCCTTAAATCCTTTAGATGTGATGTTTTCTAATCAAGTGATTAGCTACGATGTGGTGAATATGCCTCCAGTTAGTTTAATTCAGAATGTGCAAATGCGAGGGCAATATTACCAATTTACTGAGATGAAAGACATCAAAATTCCGGCTCGAATGGCTTATCATTTTCGTAGTTAA
- the cas7d gene encoding type I-D CRISPR-associated protein Cas7/Csc2, which produces MALLKTLDSQLFQAEIPYKPMGKYAHFLTIRITESYPLFQTDGELNKARVRAGVKDKTTISRLSMFKRKQSTPERLVGRELLRKYELVKPEECEYNVNFAMDNPDCIIYGFAIGDSGSEKSKVVVDTAFSITAFDESHETFTLNAPFENGTMASKGENGSKPGEVTSRINQQDHIRPQVFFPSIVTLKDPTEASFLYVFNNILRTRHYGAQTTRTGRVRNELIGVVFADGEITSNLRWTQAIYDQMKANNSLNSPDPLDEDEVITAAKNAIETLMSEEFIVHTDFIGDAFEPLLKEVKNLTTSETGIKSILQKADAEAKAYANKHISKKKTAAKAGKE; this is translated from the coding sequence ATGGCATTGCTCAAAACTCTTGATTCACAACTATTCCAAGCAGAAATTCCTTACAAACCAATGGGTAAATATGCCCACTTTCTCACAATTCGCATCACTGAATCTTACCCTTTATTTCAGACAGACGGAGAATTAAATAAAGCACGAGTCAGAGCCGGGGTTAAAGATAAGACAACAATTAGCCGTTTGTCAATGTTCAAGCGTAAACAATCTACCCCAGAACGTTTAGTAGGGAGGGAATTACTTCGCAAATATGAATTAGTCAAACCTGAAGAATGCGAATATAACGTCAACTTTGCAATGGATAATCCTGACTGTATTATTTACGGTTTTGCGATTGGTGATTCTGGTTCAGAAAAATCAAAAGTTGTAGTAGACACAGCATTTTCAATTACTGCGTTCGATGAATCTCACGAAACCTTTACTTTGAATGCTCCCTTTGAAAATGGGACAATGGCTTCTAAGGGTGAAAATGGTTCTAAACCTGGTGAAGTTACTAGTCGAATTAATCAACAAGACCACATCAGACCCCAAGTTTTCTTTCCTAGTATCGTCACCCTAAAAGACCCCACAGAAGCTAGCTTCCTTTACGTGTTTAATAACATCTTGCGGACACGTCATTATGGAGCGCAAACAACCCGTACAGGTAGAGTGAGAAATGAGTTAATTGGGGTTGTATTTGCTGATGGAGAAATTACTAGTAATTTACGCTGGACTCAAGCAATATATGACCAGATGAAAGCTAATAATTCTTTAAATTCTCCTGATCCTCTGGATGAAGATGAAGTAATTACTGCTGCTAAAAATGCCATTGAAACTTTGATGTCTGAAGAATTTATTGTACATACTGATTTTATTGGTGATGCTTTTGAACCTCTATTAAAAGAAGTGAAGAACCTCACTACTAGCGAAACAGGAATTAAAAGTATTTTACAAAAAGCTGATGCTGAAGCTAAAGCTTATGCTAATAAACACATTAGTAAAAAGAAAACTGCTGCGAAAGCGGGGAAAGAGTGA